A portion of the Calliphora vicina chromosome 5, idCalVici1.1, whole genome shotgun sequence genome contains these proteins:
- the Alas gene encoding 5-aminolevulinate synthase, erythroid-specific, mitochondrial has product MPCPFLNRLSANFVRNYSENLMQVYSRYCPVLRNNGQAVLTNEVGQFDVNSTRNYVTSNVNAHNEEEVVVSTKKEDGRVVAPRAATNASTDQFAYDNFFHEQIMKKKQDHSYRVFKKVNRLAGSGLFPHAMEYSTREERPITVWCSNDYLGISAHPRVKQAVADALECHGTGAGGTRNISGNSLYHELLEERLAKLHEKEAALLFTSCFVANDSTLFTLAKLLPDCHIFSDAGNHASMIQGIRNSGVPKHIFRHNDIDHLESMLGKLDKRVPKIVAFETVHSMTGDICPLEEMCDIAHEHGAITFVDEVHAVGLYGEHGAGIGERDGVVHKIDIISGTLGKAFGNIGGYIAGSHNLVDMIRSYAAGFIFTTSLPPTVCRGALEAIEILASDEGRELRALHRRNVNYLRNLLRAEGFPVEDTPSHIIPIRIGDPLKSSKISDLLMFKFGHYIQAINYPTVARGEEKLRLAPTPFHNVEMMNQLVNDLKEVWKMMDMNLKKEQIHNGGYIAKNDVNVLI; this is encoded by the exons atgcCTTGCCCATTCCTAAATCGATTGAGTGCAAATTTTGTACGTAATTATTCGGAAAATCTGATGCAAGTCTATAGTCGTTACTGCCCTGTGTTGCGAAACAATGGACAAGCAGTTTTGACCAACGAAGTGGGTCAATTTGATGTTAACTCGACCAGAAACTATGTGACTTCGAATGTGAATGCTCACAATGAGGAGGAGGTAGTGGTGTCAACCAAGAAAGAGGATGGGCGAGTTGTTGCACCCAGGGCAGCAACAAATGCATCAACTGACCAATTTGCCTATGACAACTTCTTCCATGAGcaaataatgaaaaagaaacAAGATCATTCGTATCGcgtttttaaaaaggttaatcGTTTGGCTGGTTCTGGTCTCTTTCCCCATGCAATGGAGTACTCGACTAGGGAAGAGCGTCCCATTACGGTATGGTGTTCCAATGATTACCTGGGTATATCGGCACATCCGAGGGTGAAGCAGGCTGTAGCGGATGCCTTAGAATGTCATGGTACCGGAGCTGGTGGCACTCGTAATATTTCTGGCAACTCATTGTACCATGAGTTGCTGGAAGAACGATTAGCCAAGCTACATGAGAAGGAAGCAGCTCTTCTATTCACCTCGTGCTTTGTAGCCAACGATTCGACATTATTTACTTTAGCTAAACTGTTACCTGACTGCCACATATTCTCTGATGCTGGGAATCATGCTTCAATGATACAAGGCATACGAAATAGTGGTGTACCCAAGCATATTTTCCGGCACAACGATATAGATCATCTGGAGAGTATGTTGGGAAAACTGGACAAGAGGGTTCCCAAGATAGTAGCATTCGAAACTGTACATTCCATGACTGGGGATATTTGTCCTCTTGAAGAAATGTGTGATATTGCTCATGAACATGGCGCCATTACCTTTGTGGACGAAGTTCATGCGGTCGGACTTTATGGTGAGCACGGAGCGGGCATCGGAGAGCGGGATGGTGTTGTGCATAAGATTGACATTATATCCGGAACGCTGGGTAAAGCGTTCGGTAATATTGGCGGCTATATTGCAGGTTCCCACAATTTAGTTGATATGATACGTTCCTATGCCGCCGGATTCATTTTTACCACTTCTCTGCCACCTACTGTCTGCCGTGGAGCCCTTGAAGCTATTGAAATTCTGGCGTCCGATGAAGGACGCGAACTGAGAGCACTGCATAGAAGAAACGTCAACTACTTGCGTAATCTTTTGCGAGCTGAAG GTTTCCCCGTAGAAGATACTCCCAGTCATATTATACCTATTCGCATAGGTGATCCCCTGAAGAGTTCAAAAATATCTGACCTGCTTATGTTTAAATTCGGACATTATATCCAGGCTATAAACTATCCGACTGTTGCACGTGGCGAAGAGAAATTACGCTTGGCCCCAACACCATTCCACAATGTAGAAATGATGAATCAACTTGTGAACGATTTAAAGGAAGTATGGAAGATGATGGATATGAATcttaaaaaagaacaaattcACAATGGTGGTTATATTGCCAAAAATGATGTcaatgttttaatataa